TGGACCTGGGGTGGAACCCGTGGTGGTTCATCTTCCTGCTGGGCGCGTACTCGCTCTGCTCCGGGCCGATGTGGAGCCTGCTGGCGGTGATCTCCCTGACCCACCTGAAACACGGGGAAAGGGACTACCCGTTGGTGAGGATGGCGGCGACCATCGGCTGGATGGCCGGTGGTGCGATCGGCAGTTACGTGCTGCACGCGGACATGAGCGTGGACGCCGGCTATGCGGCGACCGTGGCGCGGGTGCTCACCGCGGCCATCGGCTGCCTGCTGCCGTTCACGCCGCCGTTGGGGAAGGGGGTGTCCTGGAAAAGCCTGCTGGGTTTTGATGCGTTCGGCCTGCTGAAGCAGCGGGACCATCTGGTGTTCTTCGTGGTCACCACGCTGTTCTCCATCCCGCTGGCGGCATTCTACATGTATGGGGCGGAAATGTTCCGCTGGCTGGGAGATGCCCGGCCGACCGCGACGATGACCATGGGGCAGGTGACGGAGCTGGTGGCCATGCTGTTCGTGGGCGTGCTGATGATCCGCTTCCGGATCAAGACCATCCTGCTGTGGGCGATGGGGCTTTCGGTGCTGAGATACGGGATGAGCGCGTGGGCCGGTCACACGGGCGTCTGGGCGTGGCACCTGGGAGGGGTGGCCCTCCACGGGGTCTGCTACACGCTTTATTTCATCACCGCGCAGGTGTTCCTGGACCGCAGGGTGGATGCGGGCATGAGGGGGCAGGCGCAGGGCCTGCTGGCTTTCGTTTCCGGAGGTCTCGGCCCCTGTGTGGGTGCATGGATCTGCGGTGGCCTGCGGAGCCTGCTGGTGGATGGCTCCGGGGACGGATGGATGGAGTTCTGGGGTGTTCTCACCGCGATGATCGCGGTGTGCTTCACCGGCTTCGCGGTCTTTTACCGCGGCGGGGCATCGAAACCGGCCGGTGGGTGAAAGAAAGTTGAGAGTTGAGGGTTGAGAGTTGGTCTGGAGCAGCCTGCGCTGCCCAACCCTGCACTCCCAACTTTCCTTTTCAGGATGAAAGGCGACGCTCAACCCGCCAGTTCGCAGGCCAGGCGGATGGCGGCGATCATTGACGACGGATCCGCGATGTTCTTCCCGGCGATGCCATAGGCGGTGCCGTGGTCCGGGCTGGTCCGCGGTTTCGGCAGGCCGAGCGTGACGTTCACGGCGGTGTCGAAATCGAGGAGCTTCAGCGGGATGAGTCCCTGGTCATGGTACATGGCGATGACCGCGTCATGGGCACCCATGGCCGCCTCGCGGAAGATGGCGTCCGGGACGGCGGGGCCGGTGTATTGTGCGTTGCCGTCCCCGCGGAGGACATCGAGCGCGGGGGAAATGATCGTCCTTTCCTCGTTACCGAAGGCACCGTTCTCACCGGCATGGGGATTGAGTCCGGCCACGGCGATGCGTGGCAGGTTGATGCCGCGGCGGGAAAGGAAGGCGGCGGTCAGGCGGGAAATGCGGATGATCTTTTCCGCGGTGAGGAGCGTGGGGATGGACTTGAGCGGTTCATGGATGGTGGCCAGGCCCACGGTCAGGCGCTCCCCGGTCAGGAGCATGCCGAAGTCCTCCACGCCGAAGGCATCCGCGAAAAATTCCGTCTGGCCGGGAAAGGTGAAACCCACGGATTGGAGCGCTTCCTTGGAGACCGGGGCGGTCACCACCGCGTCTCCGGTGCCGGCCTTGAGGCGGGCGGCGGCTTCCTCCAGCCCGGCCATGGCGGCCTCCGCGGAGCGGCGGTCCGGCTTTCCGGGGGTGCCCGCCCCGGTGTCGCCCAGGACCTCATAGTCGAACCCGGCCGGGAGCTTTCCGGAGGAGAGCGCCTTGCCGATCACTTCCGGGCCGATGCCGGCCGGATCTCCGGCGGTGATGAGGATGCGTGGCATGCGGGGAGTTTCAAGCGGACCGCGGCGGATGCCAAGAGATGAAATCGAAATCGCCACCGGTCCGGGCTTGCGGGGCCGGAGGGGGGAGGGCTAGCCTGCGACCCATGCTGAATCAGTTGATACGCGCTTTCGCGGTCGCGGCGGGATGTTTCGTCCTGACGCAGTGCGCCGGATCCGGGAAGATGGGCACGGGCAACATGGGCGGCCCCACGGTGGAGGAGCGCAACGCCAGGATCGCGAACGAAGCCACCGGCGACTTCTACTATGGCCGCCGTTATTTCGTCGAGAAGACCCGCTTCTGGGGCTACCTGAGGAAGCCCCGGCAACCGTGGAGCAAGGCGAAGCTGGTCATCTTCCGCGAGGACCGGATGAAAAATCCCGACCGCCTGCCGGAGGCCGGTCCCGCGGGACAGCGGTACGCCTTTGACAACAACTACGAATACCGCATCCGTGGCCACTTCACCGGCAACGAGGCGTATGACCCGAACAGCAACCAGTTCCTCCAGGAGTTCATGCTGACCGGTTACGAAGTGGTTGACCGGAACCCCGGCTGGCTGTTCCGGCCGGATGACCGGTATGAAAAGACGCGGATCACGGTCTATCCCCGCTGATCCATTATCCGGCCTTCCCGCAGGTTCCACATGAAAGACAAAGGCATATCCAGGGACGTCGGTGCCGGTGGCAAGCGCACGCGGGGTGAAGATCCCGGCCTGGGTGGATTCCACCGGGCGGGCGGCGTTCCGCTTCCGGAACCCGGTGATCCCGCGGAACGATCCGCAACGGGCGGGCGCCGCCGTCGCCGGGCGTCCAGCGAGGATCGGTACTCCCACGAGAAAGATCACAAGCGGGCGAGGTCCGCGATGATGATCTGGACCATGCTGCTGGGTGCCGGTGGCATCGTGGTGATCGCCATTTCCGTGGGCATCTGGCTCAAGTCGGAAAGCGACCGGAGGAACGATACGACGGACACCGGAAGGACGACCACCGAATACATCCGCATCGAGGAGCCCGCCGAAAAGAAGAAGATGGGTGAGGCGGAAGCCGTGGCACTGGCGACCAAGGCACTGGCGGCCAGGGCCGAAGAGGACATCCTTGCCGTGATCGATCCGGGACCGGTGCCTGCGTCGGAAGTGGGGGGATTTTTGCAGGGCCTCCAGGAACGGGAAGGGACGATCACCGGGTATGATCTGATGGCGCGTCTGGACAGCCCGCGGGAGGACTTGGTGGGGGTGGTGGTTTCCTTCGAAAAAGACGGGGAAAAGGGGAACCGCATCGCGTTGTTCGCGCCGGATGGCAGCGGGCAATGGAAGATGGATTTCCCCGCATTCTCCAGAATGGCGACGCCTTCATGGGATGACCTGCTCACCGGGCCGGCGGAGAGTGCCGTCGTCCGGGTGTATGTGGAGAGGGACCAGTATTTCAATGGTCCGTTCAGCGAAAGCGATGGTTGGGTCTGCTATGGAGTGGCCTCGCCGGATGTGGACCGGCTGCTTTTCGGTTACTGCAAGAAAGACAGCCCGCAGGATCTGGCGATCCGGTCGCTGCTCGACATCAGGAAGATGGCGCGGGTGACGGTCGCGCTTGAAAAAGCGGAAGGCGCGGACAGCCGGCAGTTCGTCATCAAGCGGGTGCTTGCCCATGACTGGCTGGTGGGCGATGAGCCGGCCGATGAGGCCGGACGTTGAGGTAAGGGTCGCGACTGCCGGGTCCGCCCGTAGCGAATTTAGTGAGAAATTCGGCGGGGGCGGTCCACCATCAGCAATCCAACTCCGGTTCGCGTGGACCTCTCCTCAACCCGCTGCCATGGAATCTCCAGATTGATTCGCGAACGTGAAACCGGACAAAATTGATTTCTCCACTGTGGCGCCACGCGAGAAAAACGGTAAAAGCTCCTGGTATCCCGAGTAGGAAATTTCCCCCGACAATGATCCCTCCCGTCTTCCTCATTGCCTTTTCCGGTCATCGTCCGAGCGACTCTCCCGGCAGGAGGGAGGAGGATCTCGCCGCGACCACGGAGCGTCTCCTGGAGTGCTTCACCGCCCTGCGCGGGCGTGCCGCTCTCGTGAACGGGGAAATCCACCTCGTCGCCAGCCTCGCGGCGGGTGGGGACATCATCGCGTGCGAGGCGGCGCTTTCCCTTGGCATGCCGCTCCACATCGTCCTGCCGATGACGGCTCCCGCGTTCATGGGGACCTTCGGCGGGTTGGAACATTGGATCCCACGGGCGGAGGTGATCCTGGAAACCATCGCCGCGGACGCCCGCCATACGCTCCGCATCGGCTCGGTGTCCGCCACCTCCCCGGAATGCTATGCAGAGGCGAACACCCGAATCCTGGAATCCGCGGATCTCCTCGTCACGCTGTCCACGCTGGCTCCGTCGAAGTCCATCGCCGGCACCACCCATCTGCTCGAACTCGCCAAGGCGCTGGGGATTCCCGCGCTCAATCTCAACCCGGCGGAACCGGCCGCCACCCTGCCGGTTATTCCGGCGGCTTTCGCCGATCCCGGCTGCGGAACCCTCAAGCCGTTCCGGCAGCTTTCCTCCCACATCGAGTGCGGTGCTGGTCCCCTTACCTTCGCGGCGTTGGCCCGCTGCCTGAGCAACGCGGCCCACCGGTCTTCCCGCTGGTTCCGCATGGCCACCGCCCTGGCGATCAGCGCGCACGCGCTCGCCACCATCCTCGCGGCTGCGGCGGCTTCGTATTACTACGTGCTGAAAACCGGGAAAGCCGGTGCGCTTTCGGACCATGTACTGGTCCTCCTCGCCGTGGTCGCCTTCATCGAGGTCATCCTCGTGTTCGGCGGCTGGTGGCTGGAGCATCGCGTCCACCGTGGCGGGGGGCAGAGGATTTGGCTGAATTGCCGTTTTGCCCGCGAATTGATGAGGGGGATGGAAACTTCCCAAGTGTTTTTCGATCCCCTGCGGCCGGAGATCCAGTACCACCAGCCGGGGTGGAAGAGGTTCGCCATCACCGCGTCGCTCGCCTTTCTCCGTGAGCAGGGGAATGCCGATCTTACGCAGAAGGAGATCCTGGATCGTTACCGGAAAAAATACCTCGATGACCGGTTGCTGGAGCAGGCGGAATGGTTCGCCGCCCGGGCCGCTGAAGCATCCAGACCCTCGGCCTGGTTCCATTTTCTGACCCACCGCGCCGCGCTCGCCGCCCTGCTGGTCGTGGGGGCTGCCTGTGTGGTGAAAGTAACCGCCGCGCTGACGCACTCCTTCCTTTTCCAATCGCCCACGTTCCTTCTCTTCCTGCCCATCCTGCTTCCGCTGCTCGCCAGCCTGGGGGCCTCGTTCGGGGCGGCCTTCGACTACCAGCGGCGGGCGGTCCGCTACCGGGAACTCGCGGAGATGCTCCGCCGGGCGGCGAAAACGCTCTCCGTGGTCTCCACGCTGCCGGACATCTCCGCGGTCATCCGGCAGACGGAGGAAGCCCTTTCCGACGAACTCATCGAGTGGCACGCCGCCCAGCGCAAGGGTCTGGGGCATTGACCGTGGCGGCGATCACCGGTCCCCGTCGTTGCGGGTGTCCGGAAAAAGAAAAGGCATCCGCCACCTGGGGTGGGGATGCCTTCCATGAATGGGAGCGGGTGCGGGATCAGTAGGACGACTCCACCCGGTGGGCGACGTCGCGGTAGCCGTAGTCCACCTCGTAGATCTGCTTGAAGGAATCGAGGGCGTTCTCCTTGTCTCCCATCTCGTCGTGGATGATGCCCTTCTCGTAGAGGACTTCCTTCTTCGTGTTGTCCATCGCCACCATGTCGGCGAGGGCGTCGGCGAGCTGCTTGGCGGCCATGTCGAACATGCCCTTCGCCTTGAAGGTGCGGCCGAGCAGGAGGAGGACCTTCGACTGGATGTGCGGGTTCCGCTTTGCCTGCTGGAGCTGCGGGATGGCGCCGCTGTAGTCGCCGGCGTGGAAGAGCGCCTGGCCGAGTTCGAAGCGCAGGGTCGGGTCGGTCGGGTTCTGCTCGACGCGGCGCTTCGCTTCATCGACCTGTTCGGTGATGCGCTCGGCCTTGCGGGCTTCGAGGGTGGCCTGGAGTTCCGGGTTGGAAGGATCCGCCGCCGCGGCTTCCTCCAGGGCCTTGAGGTCGGCTTCGGCGGCCTTGTCCTTCATGGTGGTCGCCTTGGTGGCCAGGGCGACGTCCCCGTTGCTGAGGGTGTGGGCCCAGCCGTAGAAGGTGTGGGCGTTGTGCCAGTCCTCGAGCTGCTCATAGACGAAGGCCAGATCCTTCACGGTGGCGAGGTTGTTGGAGTCCGTGTTGTAACGCTCGACGATGCGGTCGCGGCGTTCCTCGAGCTGCTCCTTGGTGAGGCCGGTTCGGGAGGCTTTTTCCAGTTCCTCGGTCTGGCCGGCGTTCTTCATGAGGGAGCGCATGTCCGCGTTCTCATCCCACTTCTGCTTCTGCATGGAAGCCTTCGCGGAGGCGTCCTTCGCGCCCTTGATGGCGGCGGAGTCGGTCGGATGGTGCTTCACGATGTCCGCATAGACTTCGGACGCTTGGAGCGGCTGGTCGCGGGAAAGGTAGTGGTCGGCCAGCTTGTGGAGGAGTTTCGCGTTCTCCGGGTGGCCCTTGCGGATGGTTTCGAGGGCGAACGCCGCGGTTTCGTACATCTCCAGCTTCAGGCAGGTGTCGAAGAGCAGGTCGTTGGAGGCTTCATTGTAGGGGTCTTCCTCGAGTTCCTTCTCGATGACAGGCAGGGCGGCGAGGGGATCTTTCTTTGCCTGGCCGGCGGCTTTGGAACCGCCGCCAGTCTGCAGGCCGAAAAGCCCCGCGGCTTTCTTTTTGACGCCGCCGGTGTGCTGGACCTCGATCTTGCGCAGGAGTTTCCGTCCTTCGATGAAACCGGGGGCATCCTTGAGGATGGCTTGGAGGAGGCTGATCCCGTAGGTCAGGTTGGAGGTCTGGACGGCGGTAAGGGCTCTGAGCCACAGGGGTTTGAGAGTGGCTGAAAGGTCCTTTTCGGTGATCTCAGGCATGGTAGGAAACGGCTTCGGTTTTTTTGGAGTAAGCCACAACAGCGTGGCGGAACGACTGGAAAATGGCCCCAACCGGCAGGCTTGGCAAGCGTCCGGTTCATTCCTTGCGAGGAGCCGTCCGTTTGGGCCGTATCCGCACCGTGGCGGCGATCACCGGTCGCCGTTTCTGAAAACAGGCGGGGAAGGCCCGCCGCGCTGGAGTTGCAAGCCGGCTTGGTCTGCCGGGGAGGTTTGGTGGAAGGGAATCCATGTCCTCACAGCCCCGGCGACCGGTGATCGCCGCCACGCCTGTTGCCTCCTACTTTGGGATTGTGCCATTCCCGTGCATCCGGTAGAATCCCGCCCATCGGCACGGGCAATCCGGTTTTCCCGCCGTGCCATCCCCAATCCATCCCATATGCCCCAGCGTCCCCAGTCACGTCGTCCATCCCGCGGTCGCGGCCGTAGTTACGGTCCTCCGAAAAGATCCACCAAGGATGAGGAGGAAAAGGCGGTGGAAGTCGAGGGGGAGATTTCTTCCGTTCTCGCCGGCACCATGTTCCGGGTGAAGCTGGAGAGCGGCCATGAGGTTCTGGCGCACATCTCCGGTAAGATGCGCAAGCGTTTCATCCGCCTCGTCGTCGGTGACAGGGTGAAGATGGAGATGTCTCCCTACGACCTGACGAAGGCGCGCATCGTCTTCCGCCTGAGCTGAGGTTGGAACAGCCGCCGCTTCCCCGCAGGAAGCGGCTTTTTTGTGCCGTCATTCCACGTCGGCCCCGGTCTCTGCCGCTTCCAGGGCATTGGTGGACTGGACGGTCCTGCGCTCGACGACGATCTCTCCCAGCAGCTCGCTCTGCCGGACCATGAACTGGTTCAGCTTCATGAGTTCCAGGACGGCGAGGAACATGACGATGACCTCCGCCTTGGTGGTGGCGGATGCGAAGAGGGTGTCGAAACGCTGCGCCTGCCCCGGCTGGAAGCGGTCCAGCAGGAACTCGATCTTGTCCGCGACGGTGTAGCGGTCGTCGATGATGTCGCCGAAGTCGTGGGACTCCTCGAAGCGCTTCAGTACGTTCTGGAAGGCGCGGATGAGATCGAAGATGGATACCTCCGCGAGCGGGGCGGTGTCCTCCACCGGCAGTTCCGGGGCGTCCGGCTGGTGGGCGAAGCGGCCTTCCTGCTCGATCTCACGGAGGCTGAGGAACCCGGCGGCGTCCTTGAATTTCTTGTATTCGATGAGCTGGCGGATGAGTTCCCAGCGGGGATCATCCTCCTCCGCGTCCTCTTCCGGGGGCTGGTCCACCCTGGGCAGCAGCGTCCGGCTTTTCAGATACATCAGGTTGGCGGCCATGACGATGAACTCGGAGGCCAGGTCGATGTTCAGCAGTTTGAACGTGTTGATGTAGTCCAGATACTGGCGGGTGATCCGTTCGATGGAGATCGAGTGGATGTCGACTTCATCCTTTTTGATCAGATAAAGCAGGAGATCCAGCGGACCTTCGAAGATTTCCAGGCGGACTTTGTAGTCGTTGGCTTCCACGCGGGGAGGGTTACGGGATCACGGCACCATGAGCGAGGGAAAATTGGCTCGCAAGATCAATGGGACCCGTTGAATCTAACCGTCGTGGCCCGGAGGGGCGTCATTTATGGAACCCGACAGAATACAGAATTTCAATGACCGGCTGAACCAATGGATCGCCGGCCAGGGGTTCTGGTTCCAGTTGAAGTATTCCATGTCCGGGAAGAAGGGGCTGACGGGGGCGGGGGGATATCATTTCCTCCGGCTGGCGTTCCGCTCGCTGGTGTTTCTGGTGGTGCTGGGGTTGGTTGCCGGGATCTATCTCATCCGTCTGCCGAATACGGAGAGGTTCGCGGAGAAGATGGAAGCCTCGATGAAGGAGGCACTGAGAGGGAAGGATGTGATGCTGGAAAGCTTTTCCAGGGACCAGGGCAGGATGAGCATCGCGCGGCTCGCGGTGATCGGAGGAGAGAATGTCTTTTTCACGGATTTCGAGGCGAAGAACCTCACCTGCCGCATGGGGCTGCTGGACAGCGTGGCATCCCCGTGGCGGATGGACGGGATGTCGATGTCCGATCTGGTGATCAACATCCGTGCCGGCGCGGGGGACGCAGCCACGGCGGAGATGCTGGGGGATACGTTGTTCAGCCCCATCCCTGGGGTGGCGCTGGATTCGATCGACTGTGAGAACACGACCGTGACCTGGGGGTTCACGGCGTTGTCAAAGGGCAGGATCGAAGGCAGCCAGATGAAGGTGCGCCGCAGGAATGACGGTTGGTGGCTCCAGTTCAAGGGCGGGACATTTTCCCAGAACTGGCTGAAGGGGCTGGAGATCGAGGAACTGGCCGTGGTCTGCAGGCGGGATGGCGTCACGGTGGAAAAGGGACTGCTGCGGAAAGGGTCCGGCACCGTGGATGTTTCCGGACTGACCATCCGCGGAGCGGAGCGGCCGGATGTGAACGGGATCGCCAAGCTGAGGAACATGCCGCTGGACGGGATGTTGCCGGAGTCCGCCGAATACCTGCTGGAGGGGGTGGTCTCAGGGGCGTTGCGGCTTTCCGGTTCGACCAATTCCCAGGAGGGGATCGCGATGACCGGACGGATCGAGCTGGGTGAGGAGGATTGGGTGGTGTTGCGCGAGCGGATCCCCCTCCTGCGGGCATTGCGGATGGTGGACTCTTTCAACAACTACCGCCGGGTGCGTTTCCTGGCGGGGTCCTTTGATCTGAAAAGCGGGGGCGGGCGTCTCCAGTTGGATGAGATCGACCTGGTTTCGGGGGATCTGATGACGTTGAAAGGAGGATTGGTCGTGCGCCCGCCGACGAAGGAGGAGAAGGAGAAATCGGTGGAACATCCCGCGCCCGGATCCCCGTTGTCGGTGGAGGCCGGTGGGATCAAGGCGGGCGGAGAGGATGGATTCTCCCTCCGTCGCGCCGCGGAACTGAGCCGCAGGAAGACGGCGGGCGGTGGCCAGGACGGACTCTGGCAGCGTTATGAGGCGACGGTGGAGGAGCGTGCCTTCCAGTCGGAAATGGCCGCGAAGCTCGCGGAAACCCTGCGCTACGAGGGCGGGGTGGAGATCACCTTGCGTCCGGACGCCTTCGACCAGGCTCCGTCGCTCAAGGCGGCCCATCCGGTGGATGAGGGAACCGGCCGGATCTCGCTGCAGGTGCCCATTTCCGGGACGCTGGATCTGGTGACCTTCGCACAGGCGGAGGAAATCTACTCGAAAGGGAAGCGTTAGCCCGAAAGGGAAAGTTGAGGGCCGAAAGTTGAGGCGCAAGCTGCTCCAACCATCAACTCTCAACTTCCCTTCAAGCGTCAGCCCGCCGTCGCCGCGGTGAGGCCGAGGTTGGCGTAGATCTCGCGCGTGGCGTGGCTCTTGTTGAGCGTGTAGAAGTGGATGCCCTCCACGCCCTGGTCCAGCAGGTGGGCGCACTGTTGGGCGGCGTAGTGGATGCCCACCCGCTCGACGGACTGGGGGTTTCCACCGGCGCGGTCCAGCGCGCGCAGCAGCTTCGCGGGGTAGCGTGCGCCGGCGGCCAGTTCCGCCATCCGCTTCATGCCCTGCAGGGAGCTGATGGGCATGATGCCGGCGATGATGGGAATCCCGATGCCGGTGAAGCGGCAGCGGTCGCGGAAGTCCAGGAAGTCGTGGTTGTCGAAAAAAAGCTGGGTGCAGATGTAGTCCGCCCCCGCGTCCACCTTCGCCTTCAGGTGGTCCAGTTCATCGACACGGTTCGGCGTGGAGGGATGGCCTTCCGGGAAACCGGCGACGCCGATGCCGAAGCCGCGCGGGTCCGGGTGGATGCCCTTTTCGTTGAAACGCTTGATGAAGGCGACGAGGTCGGAGGCATGGCGGAAATCCCCCTCCGACCAGTCGTAGTCCGGGCGGTCGCGCGGCGGATCACCGCGCAGGGCGAGGATGTTGGAGACTCCGGCGGCGGCGTAGCGGGTGAGGATGGCCTCCACCTCGGCCTCGGAGTGGCCGACGCAGGTCAGGTGCGGGATGGGCGGGATGGAGGTGGTCCGCTTGATGCGGACGACGAGGTCATGCGTCATTTCCCGGGTGGTGCCGCCCGCGCCGTAGGTCACCGAGACGAAGGAGGGGTTGAGCGGTTCCAGCTCCCGGATGGTCTGGTAGAGTTCCTCCCAGGCCGCCGTGGTCCGTGGAGGGAAGAACTCGAAGGACAGGGATGGCTTGGAATCGGCGAGGATGTCCCGGATGTGCATGATCGTCGGTGATGGGCGGAAAATTCACGGGGCGCGAAACTTTACGGCCCGCGCGGAGTTTTTCATGTATCCCGTTGTTTGCACAGTGGCAACAGAAGCCCGATGAAATTTATGAAACCGATATCCTTTCCGATGGTGCTGGCAGGTCTGGTGATCCCCGCCGCGATGGCGGGCGCGCAGCCGGAAGATGGCGGGGAGCGCCGTCTCCCGGCGCGGCCCGGCATGGAGGAAGGAAAGGAAGGCCGGGGCGGGCGCGAGCGCCATTTCGGCAGGGGCTGGAGGGAGGCGGACGCCGACAACAGCGGAACGCTGACGCGCGCGGAATTCAACAACCTCCCCCGCATCCAGAAGCTTCCTGAGGAGAAGCGTGATAAGATTTTCAGCCGGTTCGACAAGGACCAGGACGGCATCCTCAGCGCGGAGGAACTGAAGGTGATGATGCAGCGGCCGCCGTCCGAAGGGGCGCGTGCCGCGATGATGAAATTCCGCGAGCTTGATACCGACAAGAGCGGCGGTGTGAGCCTCGCGGAACTGAAGGCGGGTGAACTTTTCAAGAAACTGCCGGTGGAGAAACAGGAAGCCCTGTTCGCCAGGTTGGATACCGACGGGGACGGGGAGATCACCATCAAGGACAAGCCCCCGGGCCCGCCGCGCGATGGTCCTGGTCGTCCGGACAAGGAAGGCAGGCCGGGCCGGGATGGAGAGGGCGGACCGAGCCGCGAGGGTGGCCCGGATCGCCCTCCACGGGATCCCAGGCGGATGCTCAAGGATCTCGACGAGAACAAGGACGGTGCGGTCAGTTTCGAGGAATTCAGGAAAGCGCCGCCCGTCCGGGATCTGGGCGAGGATGAGCAGGAGGACCGCTTCGAGGCACTGGACAAAAACGGCGACAAGAAGCTCGATGAAGCGGACTTCCCGCCTCCGGCACCGGAAGCGCAGTGAGGTGGACAGGCGGCCTCCGTGGTTGCGCGGCCCGGACGTGAACTGGGACCGCGGAATTCATTCCGCTTGGCTTCGCTTGATGACTGGAGCGCTGGATTCTCCGGGGCGGAATGAATTCCGCGGTCCCAGTCAGGCGATGATCCCGAGCGGTCCAAAAAAGAACCGCACCTTCCCGGAGGAAGGTGCGGTGGATGGAATGACCTGTGGCCGCCTCAGTTGGCTGGCTCCGGAAGGGCTTCGGTTTTCTTTTCCTTCACCACGTAGCTGCGGAGGTTGCCGCCCTTGCGGTTGCCCCACCACAGCACGATGGGCGTGGCGATGTAGACCGAGGAGATGGTGCCGATGATGAGGCCGACCAGGATGGTGAGGGCGAAGCCCTCCAGGGCCGGGCCGCCGCGGAAGTAGATGATGACCAGCGTGATGATCGTCGTTCCGGCGGTGAGGATCGTCCGGGCCAGTGTGGCGTTGATCGCCTCGTTCATAATGGACTCGATGGAGCCGGTCTCATAGCGCAGGCGCTCGCGGATCCGGTCGTAGATGACGATGGTGTCGTTGAGGGAGTATCCGGCGACGGTGAGGATGGCGCCCACGTGGAGCAGCGACAGTTCCGAGCCGAACAGGACGATGATGCCGATGGTGAGGACCACGTCATGGACGGTGGAGAGGAAGCCGCCGATGGCGAACGCGAACTCGAAGCGGAAGGCGATGTAGAGGAAGATGCCGACAAGGCCGAGGCACAGTGCGATGAGCGACTCCGTGATGTAGGTGCTGCCCGCGGAGGCGGAGACTTCCTGGGCGCTTTCGGCGACCTTGAACTCGCCGGGCGTGCCGTCCTGGTTCGCGGGCAGGCGCTCGCCCAGCACGGGGATGGATTCGCGCAGCTTCGCGGAGATGTTCGCGGCGTCCTCCGTGGCGCAACGCACGCTGAGGAGAACGCCGGTGGCGGCGCTGCTTTCCTCGGTCGCGTTCACTTCCTTGGAGAGGGTGAGGCCTTCGAGGGCCTTGTTCACCTCGTCGATGGGGATGAACTGCTCCTGCTCAAGCTGGAACTGGATGACCGTGCCGCCGGTGAAGTCGATGCCCAGGGCGTCGTTCCGCTTGATGTAGAAGTTCGTCGCGCAGACCACGATGATCACCGCGGAGATGACGAAGGCGATCTTCCGCTTGCCGAGGAAGTCGATCTTCGTCGGCGGGATGAGGCTCATGAAGGAGAGCTTCTTCAGGACGCCCAGGTCGATGGACCAGCGGAACAGCACGCGGGTCACCAGGATGGCGGAGAACAGGGATGCCAGGAGGCCGATGGTGAGGGTGACGGCGAAGCCCTTGATGGTGCCGCTGGCCAGCCAGAAGAGGATGACCGCGGTGATGAGGGAGGTGAAGTTCGAGTCGAAGATGGCGGTGAACGCCTTGTCGTAGGCGCTGCCGATGGCGGATTTCAGCGTCTTGCCGGCGGCCATTTCCTCGCGCAGGCGCTCGTAGATCAGCACGTTCGCATCAACGGCCATACCGATGGTGAGGATCATCCCCGCGATGCCCGGGAGGGAGAACGGGAAGCCGAACATGGCCATGATCCCGAAGAGGATGACACCGTTGACCAGCAGTCCGAAGACGGCGACCA
The window above is part of the Akkermansiaceae bacterium genome. Proteins encoded here:
- a CDS encoding EF-hand domain-containing protein, with the protein product MKPISFPMVLAGLVIPAAMAGAQPEDGGERRLPARPGMEEGKEGRGGRERHFGRGWREADADNSGTLTRAEFNNLPRIQKLPEEKRDKIFSRFDKDQDGILSAEELKVMMQRPPSEGARAAMMKFRELDTDKSGGVSLAELKAGELFKKLPVEKQEALFARLDTDGDGEITIKDKPPGPPRDGPGRPDKEGRPGRDGEGGPSREGGPDRPPRDPRRMLKDLDENKDGAVSFEEFRKAPPVRDLGEDEQEDRFEALDKNGDKKLDEADFPPPAPEAQ
- the secD gene encoding protein translocase subunit SecD, with the protein product MLAATAAKDPAATTGVLNFLRSGFEDPLTLFFVGLSLLILFFWYFATDIENRKRNIGSILIVGICGLCILAATPPRERLKGGIDILGGSSFTLRVQPREGANGQMEPPTASQIDQAIIVLRNRLDSAGTNEAQINRLGADQIQVQMPGVSEQESAEIREAIEKVAKLELREVSPRSDEVIEGKTLAQRAHEGLEIVPGYRAYMVKNKTEEGQEYEQPILLNRRTALGGSDIVQAYPSPQQNDAVAVTLSSEGADKMFNLTRNMRLGADRIAVVLDGKVLNAPVVQAILSKDFVISGLHDPGEPKALSDALMNPLENPLVVETQNKVSAAYGSAIITQAIWAGVVGLAITFLFVLLYYRAAGLVAVFGLLVNGVILFGIMAMFGFPFSLPGIAGMILTIGMAVDANVLIYERLREEMAAGKTLKSAIGSAYDKAFTAIFDSNFTSLITAVILFWLASGTIKGFAVTLTIGLLASLFSAILVTRVLFRWSIDLGVLKKLSFMSLIPPTKIDFLGKRKIAFVISAVIIVVCATNFYIKRNDALGIDFTGGTVIQFQLEQEQFIPIDEVNKALEGLTLSKEVNATEESSAATGVLLSVRCATEDAANISAKLRESIPVLGERLPANQDGTPGEFKVAESAQEVSASAGSTYITESLIALCLGLVGIFLYIAFRFEFAFAIGGFLSTVHDVVLTIGIIVLFGSELSLLHVGAILTVAGYSLNDTIVIYDRIRERLRYETGSIESIMNEAINATLARTILTAGTTIITLVIIYFRGGPALEGFALTILVGLIIGTISSVYIATPIVLWWGNRKGGNLRSYVVKEKKTEALPEPAN